CTgagccctgccccaccagcctGCAAAGGCTATGCAGATGccagctctgggccccagccccacactcaCTAAGCATCTCCCCGGTGTCAATGTACTTAGCCTCACAgcccccctgctgcctccccctcacCCGCCGGCAGTGCCTAGGACtacagcctgcagcagctggcctTTGCCAAACCAGCCCCGTATCAGCTGCTAGATGAGAAACTCCTTGAGCGTGGCATTGATTGCTTCCTCCTCATTCTATCCAGCACCCAGCAGGGCCCAGGTGCTCCATGAACAACAATGGTGTGACGGCCACCATAGCCAGGACTGACACAGGGGTCCCCACAGCCAAAAGCATGAGCTAAGAAGCCAAGCATCCTTACATGGGGTTGTAACTGACTCATATCCTCTATGGACTGAGCCCaggggggatgcgggggggggggctaacaCCAGTGAGTTACAGTAGCGGAGCAGCCTTCAAAAAGTCAGCATGGGCAAATATCACAATTTTCTCAGGAGTCTTGCACTAATTCCAGGGTTTTCatacagctccagctcctggagtcacgtgaTCGGCCAAgactttcagctttcatttttaagccCTGGTGTCTGcaaaggaaaaattggaaagctgaagccctaaaggctcaaaaaaaccagaagacaaataagaaCCTTTATGATGACTTAAAAATCCCATCATTGCCAGAGCCAATCTTGGGGTTCATGACAGACTCAAGTTGTGGTCTCCGTGTGGAGGTATGGGTTTAAATCGCACTGCTCACACCatgtaatgatcttggggttaATTAAATAGTAAACCagggaatgagaaaggaataaaactttaataacaAAAACTGGTGAGCTTCGAGAGTGAGTCGCTGCACACAGCCAGACAGCATTCCCAATCCCTGCCTCAAGGGCATATCACCAAATTCCTctgttcataatactgtcccttatgaggtAGCGTCTCTAATTTATAATCGTCTACAAACATAGCTCTACAAATCTCATGAGCATGTTggggcctgactcctgatttttggaACACCAGGTGTCAGCGAAGGGACACCAATGCAGGTGGCTGGCTGGCAGGGACGGGTGAGGCCCAGAGCCCAGTGGAGCAGGAGTTCAAAGCTCAGCTTTGTGCCTCAGACCCACCTCAGCTGAGCTGCCAGCCGGGGTGAGCGCAGAGTGTGCACCTCACTCTACCATGCGGCATGTGAAAGAATATGCAAAAATGGCAGCAGGCAGGGCGAAGCGTCCATATTTAAAGGCACAGTACACCAAAACCAAATGATCGCCTCCCCTCTGAATGTCACGCTCTGCGCTCCTCCCCCCAGGAGGCAGCCCCACTATCACCTGGGCAAAGTTGCCCGGTGGCCTTGCTGTTGCAGGGCAATGTCCCCAAAGCTCACAGCCCTCGCCCCACCCTAGAACCCCACATCAGCCAGGCCCCAGCCAATGCATCGGCTGCCGTCTTGCACAAGGCCCGTTTCACAGCTTTGCTTTTCCAAGGGACCATGACGCCCCAGTCACCAGGATTGTGCCTCTCCCCGCATCCCACTGAGCAGCATTCCAGACGGGTGCTGTAAAGTCCCATGGCCCTGTATAAATGATACTGCGTGCACAAGAGCGCCACCTACCGAGGCCACAGAGGACTGCCACTCTCAGGGGACAGACAAGCACCAGGCTCCACCCTGTCGCTGCCTCAGTTAGTCAAACAGCAGCCTGCAAATGCCAGGTAATTAGCGGAGGGAGAGAGCTGTGGGTGTGGGAAAGGTCAggttacataaggtgggaatggggcaggatgggagaaGATGACAGTGTATGACACTGCTAAAAGGACGGCAGGGTGAAGGGTTCAATTCCCGGCTCCGCTACCGACTGTGACACCTTGGGCGAGTCATTTAAACTAGCCcttgcctcacttccccatctgtgaaatggggctaatgCGGCTTTGCCTGCTGAGAGCATAAACCCACCCGCTGAGAGCATAAACCCCCAGGGGCTCGAAGTGTCACAGCCACGATCTCAGGAACCTGCCTGCTGGAAGCATCCACTGCCCACTTGGTGGGAGCAGCCATACAATCAGTCAGCTGCAtcagagacccccctcccccccgcctgtgAGGGTACTTACAGAGCAGGCCTGCCCAGGTCTCGATACattggctcccccacccccccgtgggtaagaaaggcagtttcctcaggaaaatgcatccgatgaagtgagctgtagctcacgaaagcttatgctctaataaatttgttagtctctaaggtgccacaagtactccttttctttttgcgaatacagactaacacggctgctactctgaaaccagtttcctCAGGGAGGCTTTGCTAAAAGGCCACCGACCTGCAGACCAGCGATTCCCCATAGGACTGGGGTTCAGATTCCTGGCTCGTGGAAGGGGAAAAATATCCCCTGCCCCCTATGAAGATGAGTGGGGACACaactagcctgtggaactcattgccacaaggcaGGCTGGAGGCTGAGAGCTTAGCAGGATTAAAAAGAAAGTATGGGATATTTCTATAGAGAACAAGAGGTTGGAGGGTTTTAATAGTAAGAATGAAACAACCAAGGGCTGTACAAATGCCTTCAGGGCAGCAGCCGGCCCCCAGCTAATGGGGGTCAGGCAGGAGCCTGCCCTAGGAGCAGGTTATTCCAGAACTGCCCACTAGGGGGTTTCTTGCCCAGGCTCCTGAAATTGGCCCATCAGAGGCTGCACTGATCCATCACATGCAGGAGGGCAACTCCCAGGTCAAAAGCTGAAGCCCCAGCAGGCGGGTGACCCGGCCCAGGCAATGAAGGAGGGCTAGAGCCCAGCATCAGCTTGCTAGGGGGACGGGGAAGGTTGGATTCCAGAACCGCAGTCCCCAAGAGCCAGGCAGCacatccagccctgggctccagcaacaCCTGGGCTTGAACCGCTACCCACAGACGAGACTGGCCTGCTGCAGCCCAGCCTGTGGGTGGGAAACAAGGGGGGAGGCGTCTCTGCTGCGATGGAAACCATGGGGTGTCTGCAGAGCCAGCCCACAACTCAGGAGAggtgtgtgtacagcaccaagTGCAAGACAAGAGCCTTGTCTTTGAGGCGTTTGCAGGGGCCTAGTGGATCATAGGTTGAGGGGAGAGCTGGCATCTAGCCCTGCTTCGCcactgactttgggcaagttgtgTCTCCTCCCCatgtctcagttttcccacctaTAATATAGGGATAATGCTACTGATCATAAGAGCGAGCTAGCGCCTCTCTCTCAGCATTACATGCTTCTTCCTGCTAAACCAcactggggatggaggagagagacGGGTAGAGCACCACCCTGGGCATAGAGTCCTGCTTCCAGGAAGACTGAGGGTGAATGGGTAGCACCTGCCTCTGTAACTCCGAGGGACTGAGGGTCTTTTAGCTTCCCTTATTCCTGGGAGGTGATGCTAATGgtgaagcagggggtggggtggggtggatggggccAGAAACCAGCTCTGCCTTTGCTTTCTGGGTACCAGGCCTTCCCACCTCTAAATACTCAGCCTGCAcccagacagcagctgctgtgtgTTTAGTTCAGCACAGAGTGGAGCAGCCAAGACCCTGCAAACCCCATGCTCTCACATCTGGGAACTCTtcagctgttttttccccttgatcTGAAATAAAAGGCCAGCTGGCCCGGAAGCAGAGCAGGGATTGACACAGAaacaggccagccatggccaaTGCTCTTGGTTTAATGGCGAGCCTCCTGTTATACAAAGAATAAGAACCATCCCCCCACTTATCTTTTCAACATTTGCTCAGGTCAGGTTTTGCTATTCTTGCATTTTTTGAGGGGCCTGACTCCTGAAAATTTGGGCTGGAGTCACATTttagagggtggggaagaggggccaTAAGGCAAGGTACATCGAGGACAAGGAAGATGAAGAGTAGAGGTTGCAGCATCTGACTGTCCAGGGAAAACTGCACCAAGCTAGAATTAGACAACACCCAGGTGGGGGGAAAGCCAGGATTGCCATCTCAAATTGCATGGGGAGGACCCTGTTCATTGACCAACCACTCATGGGGGCTGCTATTTCACTTCTCTGCAGCTCATTCTCGCCTTGTGCTCCTCACTCCCTCTGCAGCCACCGCTGGGCGCTTGGGCTATCCCCTTCCGCGGCAGTGAGGTCCTTTGTGCTGTGGGttcgtacagcgcctagcacaacgggggCTTGGCCATGGCTGCAGTTGAGAGGCACCACTGCAGTGCAAGTTAATAGACATTGACCATGGGGACCAAGCCCTCCAGTCACtactcccctccctggggaggcATGTACCCCTAAAACAACACCAGTTGCGGACCATCCCACATTGCAGTCTGGGACCTCAGCAGCTGGGCATGCGAAGCAGCCCTGCGGGAGCTGGGCCTGGCCCAGTGACTCAGTTTCCTTCTGAGTGGCTCAGGCCCTGCCCAGAGGCAGCCGTGGGGTGACAGGACGGGCACAGGGCCAGCCTAAGGCCAGGGAGCCAGACTCACAGCCAGAGCTCTGCTGCCCCCTGGTGTCTGGAACTAGGGTCCAGTGCGTGGCAGCCCCTGACTCACAGAAAgggggggggtgctgggtggAGGGAGACCAAGGATCTtccaactcccccctccccaccaaaaaacgCAAACTCACAGGAAGCAGCATGCGCGGAATGAAGAACgcgttccccccccgcccccaagcctGCCGGGCACAGACCAGCGACTCAGAGAGGGATCTCTGCCCCACACAGAGTGGGCGTGTCCCAGGGACAGGGCTCATCGCCAGAGCTTTGCTTGCCACTGCCAGGACGCATGCGGCAATCCCTCCTACAGGTGTAGGGCACGGAGGGGGCGAAGGTCAAGGGCACATCTCACAAATTGGAATCCAGTGCCAGCATCGAATTGTTCAGCCTTTGAAAAGCCTTCCACTCAGCCCTCCTCCAGATTGCTTGTTGAGAAAACACGCCTCTGCTGGATTTCCTACCCCCAAGTCTCGGGGCCCTAGTTCTTTATAACCAATTATTCATTGTATTCGGGTGATGCCCTGGGGCCAcacccgagatcagggccccattgtgctaggccctctACAGCCAGAGTGAAAGATGCCCTGGCTtaagagtccctgctccaaggagcttacagtctaaccaCACAGGGAATTTCACTTCCAGCTGAGGGAAAGTGAGGCCCAGAgcgactaagtgacttgcccaagggctcCGAGAGGCTCGGGCAGAGTCCGGACATGACCCCATCTCTAGTCCCAGCCTAGCCCCTCTAACCTCAAGACAAAGGTGCTTTCTCTAAGCCAAGGCATTCGGGGAGGGAGGAACGAGGAAGGGGGAAGACAAGCTCAGACCCTAGGTTCTGGAAGCTCAGCTTAGTCCTTACCTGGAGGAGCAGATAATGCACAGCTGGAGAAAGCCTCAGTCACTCACCAGCCCCtggggaaggcggggggggggggacttgttGGAGTGGTTAAGCCTCCATCTGCCAGAATCTCATTTTTTATGCAGATGCTGTTGCTGGTCCCAGCAAGGGGGAGAGATTCAGCAGCTACAGACCAGCCCATGGCCAAAGCTTGGCCCTCGGTGCCTtgttttaaatcaagttttgCTGGAAACACCATGGCTTAGCGGCCTGCAGGCTAAGGGGTGGTCTCTCCCCCGCACCCCTGAAGGATGCTGCTGTAGACACAAGGGCAGGCCGGGTCCTTAAAACAAGGTCAATATTTATTTCAACACAACAAGAGACTTTGACAAGCGTGAGCCCCTCAGACACTGTGTGTGGCTAGAGCCCAGCTGCGGCCTGGGGGTAGCTCAGCGAAAGCAGCAGATCcggccctcctcccccagcttctcTGCACTGAGCCCAGGCACCAGGCTTGCCCCCTACAAGCTGGGCCCTGGGCCCTCTCCCCTATGCCAGGGTTAGACACAGGAGGGACTAAGCCCCTGGCCTCCCTACCAAACTCAGGAGAGCTGCCCCACACACAAAGCACAGCTGGACTCTGAGGGTTGAGACCTCAACCCCTCCAATGCAGGCTGGTACCAAGGTCTGGATAGAGACCCCTTCCCAGCTAACACACCCCAACCAAGCATCTTCTCTTCCGTCAGTGGCGCCCAGATCAACCCCTCCCTGCAGCCGTGATTTGTGGGGATTTGCAGGGGGACAGATGTTGGCCACACCTGGTTGTAGCACCCCAGCTTCCTGCAGTCTTCCATCCCCAGCCACCAGCCCTCTCCCCTCCATTGCTGAGCagtggccccctgcagctccccagccaggcatttcctgcccagctgtgcCAACAAACATTCCCCAGGATCTGCTAATTGCCCAGCTGGTGGGGGGAAGCAGACAGACACCTCTTGCTTCCCAGTCCtgtgggggctgaggggcagtGATACCCAGTAGAGCTGGGGGAAGATCAGCTCGGAAAGCCAGCCCCCACTAAGGCCAGCAGTTCCCAGGCCAGGCAGGAGAGACAGGGGCTCATACCCTCAGCTGCTCCTCCCAGGAGGAACGAGGCCCCCAGAGCCCCATTTAGAACCACAGCTAATGAAAATCCCCCATCAACCACCCCAAAGTGTGAACAGCTGGACCCACACACCAGGTCTCGGTGCTTCTGGAGTGGGCCTGCTCCAgagccctccctgccctgggtcAATCCAGGCCGGGAACAGGGGATTAGTGCCAATAGCACCAACCCACGCCATGGCCCCATACAGACCAGGACCCAAGACACTGCTTGGTCCAGCCAGCATGGCCTCTGTGGGAATCACCCCCCCAAATTTCCAAATGAGCCTGGGTCAGGGGGAACCTACAAGCTCCGCTTGCAAAAATAAACCAATGGGAAAGAGGACATTCAGAGACCAAAGCTCAAATATCCTGCCAGGGAGCTATAGCAAGTGAGAGACCAGCTCCCCCAGAGCGCCTTCCATGGGATCATGTCCTCTGCAATAAGCACATGTAGGggacacccctccctccaagAGGCAATGGGCAGCATCCTCCCCTTTGCTGGGAGATTTGGGGAGTTTTTGGCTTCTCAAGGGCTGTTACAGTCCGATCAAAGACCCCGTGTAACAGAAGAACTGGAGATTTCCTGGAGAAGCCGGGAACTCGCTTGACAGACACAAGCGCTTAGAACCCAGAAGACTTGCTACCATCTAGTGCTTCCCACTGGCTCCCCTGCAGGTCGAGGGCCAGAGCCAGGCTTCTGGCTCAGACCCCAGGCAGTTTTCCAAAGGGTTTCTTGGCAAAGGGTCTCACCCCCCAGAACACTACTGGCCTGATGCATGCCAAGGCTCGGCACTACTTGGGCACCTAGCTGGGAATCTGTACCCCCCGCACTGGGACCTGTCAGGGGACTCCATTTGGGCAGAACCCCCAGAAACACACCAGCACTCAGAGATCGGCTCCCAACCGCAGCTTCTAAGAGCATATGgctttcagagagagagagagagagagagagagagagagagagagagagagagagagagagagaagcttgccATGCCATGcaccacccctccccgccccgccccaccgcTGAGTCCAGTGCAGCTTGCTGCATGCACCCCGCACAAGGTCCCCAAGCGGAGCTCCCAGGCCTGTGAAGAACAGCTGGGCCCGGACAGGGCTCCAAACAGGCGAGGGGCTGCAGACCCCCTTGTGCAGCAGGCGGGAGGTCGTCCTCTGGGGGAGCAGCCAGGGACAGGAAAAGGAAAGGCCAAGCATGGAGtctggctggcctgggccccagcaagtcagagACCAGCGCAGGCATCTCTCAGGGCTTTGATCACACCCGCAGGCCGAGGGGACGCCTGGCTGGTTATCAGCGAGATCCACTCCTGCCTCTGGGCCCTAGGAGAGGTCAGACAGAAGAGGGATCACATGCCAAGCCCCCGTAATCCACACCCGTGGGGGGGCTGCATCTTTCCAAAAGGGGAACTCCGCAAGCTGCATAGCTACCCCTCAGTTTGAGGGTGAGGTCCCGGGGTGAGCAGGGGCGTGTTTGTGGAGGGGCTGGGCATTCCTACTGTCTCCCTCCCTAGcaccatcctcctcttcctctcccctgtgGGCCACTCACACCCCACCGTACCTTCCCCAGCCACGTCCCACCAGTTCACAGCCCCCGAGAGCTcacaggagggggctgggagcaggacatTTTGGGGAGGGGTCCTCAGCTCCAGAACCCCTTTGGTGAGTCAGAGCTGGATGCACTGGCCTCAGGACACTGCAGGGCTCTTGTTTTCCCAGGGGCCCCCAGGGGACGGAAGGGCTGGTTTGGCAGGTCCTTGCCATGGTCCCCACCTGTGAGCTCTGGCTGCGTTTGCCCCTCACGCTGCACCTAGGGCAGCGGGTACATACCTTCCTCCCCACCAAAGCcagctgcctcccagccccctccaacacacacTCAGAGCCATCTCGCCAGGGAGAGGGTCTGCAAGCCCATGCACCTGCTCTCAAGGCCTCTGCCAAGGTCCCCCAGGTGGCACTCGAAGAAACCAGGCTACGAAGCTCCCTGGATGGTGAGCTGCTAGCAACTTACAGCTTGGCAGATCTCCTTCAAAACCCCCTTCCTGCCAATGGTGCCAGCTTGGCAGGCCAAATGCCCCCTCGGCAGCCAGCATGGCTTTGGGTCTGCAGCAGCCCCACACGGCCACCAGTCAGCCAAGGaatccacctcccaccccaccagccaCCCCGAGCGGGAGCCCCGCACTCACTCGCTGGCTGCTTTGAGGATGAACTCGGTGCTGGCCCCGCAGTGGTTGCGGGAGAGGTACAAGAGGAAGGTTGTGTCGGGGAGCCCCAGCGGCTTGGCTCTGAGTTGCTCTGCTCTCACATGGCAGGTCTGGGCGTAATCCTTGACTGAAAACCTGCCATTGCTGCGGGGGAAGAAAGAGGGGTGGCATTCGTGGGGTGGAGCCGGGCAATGGAGCCCTGCCCCAAACGCCCAGCGCCTGGCTTCCTGGCAATGCTCACTGCAACAGGCTATTAGATCCTGTACCCACAGACGGGGCACCCCCACCTGGGACCTCCAGCTTTCCCTCCTCGACAGAGATGAGCACTGCCATCATAccaccccatcctgccccactgCCTGCTCCTTCTTCCAGGGCTGGAGACAATGCAACCCCCCAATGGCTCGCCCTGCCAGCTGGATCCACCAGGACACTGGTGGGGAATTGCAGGTGGGCACCCTGATGTGCAGTGGGCACAGGAACAGCAGATTGATGCACtcctacccccccaccccgggagGTTTCAGTGCCTCTGGCCAGGGCAGGAAGGCCCCCAGGGTGCCGAGGGTAGAGCACGGGCGCCACCCAGACTTACTCCCTCTGGCGGGACAAGAGCAGCAGGTCGCTGAGGAGGTGCAGATAGATGGGCTTGGTGCTCAGGCGGGGTTTGTACCCCACACCCACCTCCTGGATGAGGACCTGGGAGAACTCCCCAGCCCTGACCAGCCAGCGGCCCCGGCTGATGAGTGGGATGgactggggggggaagagagaaagacacGGATCACCTTGCGCAGAGACCGTCACTGCGCTGCCCCAAGGGGCAGGATCAGTCCCGCCCTGAGCCATGCACCAGCGCCCCCTACTGGATCCCTGCAGGGCACTATCAGCAACGGACCCAGgtccaggctgggaggcaggaggtcCCACAGGGCGCTCAGCTACGAGAGGTAGATCATGGCACTGTGCAGTTCACCAGATCACAGGCATCACTCTAGCCCCTACAtgtcccgccccaccccaccccccaagtccCATGCTGGCATCCCACCCTTCTAGCTCCCCATGTCCCAACCCAGCCCCTCCAGCGTCCCATCTCTCTAGCTCCCCCatacctcaccccagcccccatcTGTCTAGCCCTCCCACCACAtgccaccccagccctcccctgtGGGGCTGGATCACCAAGAGCCGCCCCAGTGCAGAGCCAGGACTCACCTTTGTCTTTACGAACTCAACTTGCTtctccagcagcaccagctcctcCGTCTGCTTCATTCTCCACACGTTCTCGTTGCACTCCAACACGATCTGAGGACGGGCACGGGAAGCTGCAGGCCCAGCACGGTGGAGCTGGGCGCTCTGGCCAgggctcccctcaccccctgcctcccTTGGTCCCACGGGAGGGGGCAGAGACCAGGGAATCCAGGACACTTGGTGCACCCAAGGGATGGGAAGGAAGGTTGTCCAgcccttggacactgctggtctgggggattatgggacatttctcaGCTCCCGCCGAAGATTGAAGAGTCAGGTGTACACGGCACCTCCTGGCCCATATGGGTGCCTGGGCTTTGCCCCGGGTGAGAATCAGGGCTGAGCTCTCACTCGCCTTGGGGTGCCACCAGCCAGGTTTGGGATAGGCTGTGTATTAGGTCCCTGGGTGCCAGGGACAGAGGCTCAGACGTTCAGGCGTCCCACCCCGCAGTGACCTCCTGGGATGCTGGCACCCCACAGCCCTTTGCACAGGTGATGTTCTGACTGGGGAGGAGACCTCGGCTAGAACATCTGAAGTGGGGACGGAAGATTCTTTTCACCCCAGTGTTTCTGCTGGTTCTAGGTAATAAATCCAACTCCTGCCTCCCCCGTTACTCCTGGGGAAGAATCCAGGAAGAACCGACGCAAGTCTGAGGACAAGGAAACGAAGCCTGATTCATTCAGATGggaagggatttttgtttttacactCTGGCTGTTTGTTAACACGATTAACTCAAAGGCCAGAGAAACAGTTGGCAGAAAAGCACTTGTTAAAGATTCAACCTGTGCCCCCAGTTAATAGAGGGGGAAGCTCTAGTTCACTCCCACCCCGTCGCTGGAGACCTCGGGGCAAGTCAGGGAAGAGAAGATGGGCTATTACTACACAAGCAAACAAGCAGGAAAAACCCCTATTTAAAAACACCTTCCAGGCATTCCCAGCAGCATAAAATGGCCAAAGCCTGTTTTATCCCCCCCTTGCAGTCACCTTTTGGGCTTCCCAGAGCCTGGGAACGTAAGATCCTGGACGTTCTGCATTCTGGCCTCCCTTGGGGAAGGAAACCGGGCGGGAGCTCTAAAAACCCACAAGCACAATCACTCCCCAGGGGGAGCGGAGGCCCCGAGTAATGTCCCAGGAAGGCCTCACGGCATGCTGGCTGGACGGCTCAGCAAGCTCAGGTCTgaccagggatgggggggaggccGAGAGAGAGACGCCCCCCCCCCAATGCCAGAGGTTTTCAAAGCACAAAAGGCAGCGGGTCGCTGAGTGACCAGAGCTGCCCCGAGCACAGAGGCCAGCAGGACGCAGCCCGTGCAGGAAGCGGTGGGGGGCTGAGTCCGCACCGGGCAGAGTGAGCTGAGACCAGCGTGGGGACGAGCAGAGAACCAGGAACAGACTCAGACCAGAACCTTctcctaccccttcccccagctgggcCAGGGAGCCGAGGACcaagcctcctccccccaccccagagcataGCCCATCTCCACATGCTGCCTTGCAGGGCCGCTGGGGCGCAAACGGCGGGTCAAGGCAGGCAGCGTGAGGGCTGCTACCGCGCGGGGACCTACACAGCCAGCCTCCGGCTGCCTCCCACAAGCACCCAACGGTGCCCTTACCTCTCCCACTGCCATCAGGGCCGCGCTGATGGAACTGGCCAGCTCGGAGTCTGCCGGGGCCAGCTTCAGGATGTTCTGTGGGGCAGACGGGAGAGCAGGAGGATCTGTCATGGGAGAGggtctccctcccaaccccagcctgcctccccctcccaaccccatcccacatctgcctacagacccctaccccctccctcctgcccccccatcatCTCCCTCCCgaccttttccccctccctcccagcccccatacCCAGGCAGCGctttcccctctccccgcccatcCCTACCCCTCTGCTCCTGCACATAAGCCACCTCGGTCACCCCAGTGTTTTACTTTGGCTGCAGCTCAGCGGACGCTGGCCGGGACAGCCTGTACCCCTCTGAGGCAGGATCCTTGGGAGGCCAGCCccagccaaccccctccccccatcccgaGTGAGATCCCAGACACGGATtcttgctccagcccctcacctCCAGCAGGATCTTCAGGCGGGTGATCCTCTGGAAGGGCAGCACCAGGAAGGATTTCAGGGGCTGCCGCTGGCACACCGGCTGCTCCTCCAGCTTCCTCAGGACCTGCCGGAAGCGCCAGTTCTCCCGTCTGCAGCGTGCAGGAGAAAGGGGGTGGGTGAGGGGCCCTGAGGCCAGAACCACCCCAGTAGAGAGGCCCTGAATTCTCTCGCCCTCTGGGCTACAGGCGCCAGGACAAACCCTGCCCAGAGACCCTGGCTGGACCAGCCCAGCTGTGTCTGCACTAAAGCCAGAGGTTGAGTGTGGGCAAGGCCTGATGCTGGGATTCCCAGAGCAGTGAGGTGTGGAAGGGTGTGTGGGGAGCTATTTCTGTGGGGCATGGGGTGGTGGAAGGATATCCTCTGCCAAGCTGGGAAGGTACAAAACTGAAATGCAGACCCATATCAATtcctgccccagctcatctctCCTGCCTGAGGCCAGGAGGGACCTGATCTACCGCTCCCCATTAACCCCTTGTGCACCCCCTAGgccagaagccagcaagctgctAGCCATTCCGGCCCCAAAGAGaacctgcagctgggagcatgtcctgattgtgtgtgtggtgggggaagggggtgttcCTCTCTTCCCAAATAGGTGAGCAAGCAGGGGAATGGGGTCAGCCGCCCTCAGGCATCAAAACAATGTGTTAACTCTGGAACTTAATGACAACCACGTAGCGTAACAATTGGTGACCATTTTCAGCAGAAACACCTCTCCATGATGGAGAAGTTGGAGAGGACAGAGACCTAGCGAGTTATGGAATACTCCCCAAGGGACATTACTGGGGTTTCCCCTACAGTCCACTCCCCTGAGCGGTGTCCATTCTAGTTCCAAACAGCCCAAACATCCTCCGGAGGACGCCCTGCAGACTTTCAGCTCTCACTGGCATGAAAGTTTCACTGGTATGCAGCCTCAGTGTCCCCATTGAGAGAGGAGCCATCTAGAGAGGGACAGATGGGCTGTTCCAAGGGGCACAGACAGTGAGGAACAGCAACTGGGGCATGAGCAGCCCCCAGTTAttcctccccccagcacacccCCTGAGCCACTGCAGCTCCTTACATCAGCTGCTGCATGAGCTGTTCCTGGTACATCTGGTTGGTGACGTAGGGAATGTAGACCCTGTGGAAGGCGGGGCAGTGCTTCAGGACCACGGCCCCCAGCCCCGCCAGGAAGATGTCCTTGTCCATGTGCTCCTCGAGATCCAGGAGAAACCTGCAGAGACCAGGAGTCGAGGGAAAGCATCCTGCCACAGGGAAAGGTTCaggctggagtagctgggagctccctccacagccagcgcccctgccccctccctacaGCGCCCCCCACTGGGTGAGGCTGGGACTGCATCACTGGGCGTTCCCCCACTAGCCCGCAGTTACCTTTCACTGATGTCCTTCACCTGCTGCAGGTTGGAGAAGAGCCGGTGCACCTCGGCCCTGGTCAGCGTCTCCCGCAGCGCCAGCGATCCCTTGAAGTGGCTCATGGCCACCGAGAGGCTGCACAGGTAGGAGGCCTCTGATGTGATCATCTCAAACATGGCCTGGAGCGGAGACCGTGCATCAA
This sequence is a window from Dermochelys coriacea isolate rDerCor1 chromosome 18, rDerCor1.pri.v4, whole genome shotgun sequence. Protein-coding genes within it:
- the LOC119844914 gene encoding rho guanine nucleotide exchange factor 19-like; its protein translation is MAPARWPETQMAGQRAARSSAPSWPASSAQERPEGPFRGPQGRVPGSSLGSGGGEGPASGGQSEGADLPGSAVPVPPRCQPSPPTAELAALESMGPEELVEEPPSSAGPTGPAGLLEMRTKQPTPVPGRKVLHGSLEDLSKATAMQMSSPERRLFRRPLGKGTKDTDKWRRESKYVQTQPLYQDYWMKHLKAVERKPKDSSFRVDASLPIAGILSSSLLGAASQISSRDYSFCFWQEIPEVKSRRLLESLTPRQHHLQEAMFEMITSEASYLCSLSVAMSHFKGSLALRETLTRAEVHRLFSNLQQVKDISERFLLDLEEHMDKDIFLAGLGAVVLKHCPAFHRVYIPYVTNQMYQEQLMQQLIRENWRFRQVLRKLEEQPVCQRQPLKSFLVLPFQRITRLKILLENILKLAPADSELASSISAALMAVGEIVLECNENVWRMKQTEELVLLEKQVEFVKTKSIPLISRGRWLVRAGEFSQVLIQEVGVGYKPRLSTKPIYLHLLSDLLLLSRQRDNGRFSVKDYAQTCHVRAEQLRAKPLGLPDTTFLLYLSRNHCGASTEFILKAASEAQRQEWISLITSQASPRPAGVIKALRDACAGL